The following are from one region of the Gammaproteobacteria bacterium genome:
- the aroA gene encoding 3-phosphoshikimate 1-carboxyvinyltransferase, with protein sequence MNKKTVFKLSAGGRLQGRLRVPGDKSISHRSVMFASLAEGRSRISGFLNGEDCLSTMKAFRAMGAEVQIDAPDRLRIGGVGLHGLKAPTQALDLGNSGTSMRLMAGLMSGQRFSSVLSGDASLSRRPMRRVVDPLRRMGAQIETTENGTAPLSIGPADHLHGIRYESPVSSAQVKSCLLLAGLYAEGETLVLEPAPSRDHSERMLRAFGVEVLAQAGQASLRGGQALQACDIEVPADISSAAFFMVAAAIVPGSELILTDVGINPTRTGVIEILRRMGADIEVLEPREFGSEPVADLRVRGVGLSGIEIGSELVASAIDEFPALFIAAACADGETVITGAEELRVKESDRIQAMVDGLRILGVDAEARADGACIAGVGAEGQLGGGRIDSLGDHRVAMSFAVAALRANSPIVIDDCANVDTSFPGFAELAAGAGLPITVDHGHD encoded by the coding sequence ATGAATAAAAAGACAGTCTTCAAGTTGAGTGCGGGTGGTCGGCTGCAAGGCCGTCTGCGCGTGCCGGGAGACAAGTCGATTTCCCATCGTTCGGTGATGTTCGCCTCGCTGGCCGAAGGGCGTTCGCGAATCAGCGGCTTTCTCAATGGGGAGGACTGCCTCAGCACGATGAAGGCGTTTCGGGCGATGGGTGCCGAGGTGCAGATCGATGCGCCGGACCGCCTCCGTATTGGCGGCGTCGGCCTGCATGGACTGAAGGCGCCGACGCAGGCGCTGGATCTCGGCAATTCCGGCACCTCGATGCGCTTGATGGCCGGTCTGATGAGCGGCCAGCGTTTCAGCTCGGTCCTGAGCGGCGATGCCTCGCTGTCGCGGCGGCCGATGCGTCGCGTGGTCGACCCTTTGCGTCGCATGGGCGCGCAGATCGAAACCACCGAAAACGGCACCGCGCCACTGAGCATCGGACCCGCCGATCATCTGCACGGCATTCGCTACGAGTCACCGGTGTCCAGCGCGCAGGTCAAGTCCTGCCTGCTCTTGGCCGGTCTGTATGCCGAGGGCGAAACCCTGGTGCTGGAGCCGGCGCCGTCGCGCGACCACAGCGAGCGCATGTTGCGGGCCTTTGGCGTGGAGGTGCTGGCGCAGGCGGGCCAAGCCAGCCTGCGTGGCGGACAAGCCTTGCAGGCCTGCGATATCGAGGTGCCGGCGGATATTTCTTCGGCGGCGTTCTTTATGGTGGCGGCGGCGATCGTGCCGGGATCGGAGCTGATTCTCACCGATGTCGGCATCAATCCGACACGCACCGGCGTCATCGAGATTCTGCGCCGCATGGGTGCCGACATCGAAGTGCTGGAGCCCCGGGAGTTCGGTTCCGAGCCAGTGGCGGATCTGCGCGTGCGTGGCGTGGGTCTGAGCGGCATCGAGATCGGCTCGGAGCTGGTGGCCTCCGCGATCGACGAGTTTCCGGCGCTGTTCATCGCGGCGGCCTGCGCCGACGGCGAAACCGTCATCACCGGTGCCGAAGAACTGCGGGTCAAGGAATCCGATCGCATCCAGGCGATGGTGGATGGTCTGCGTATTCTGGGTGTCGACGCCGAGGCGCGCGCGGACGGCGCGTGCATCGCCGGTGTCGGCGCTGAAGGACAACTGGGCGGCGGACGCATCGATTCGCTGGGCGATCATCGCGTGGCGATGTCATTCGCCGTGGCGGCGCTGAGGGCGAACTCGCCAATCGTGATCGACGACTGCGCCAATGTGGACACCTCGTTTCCGGGCTTCGCCGAA
- a CDS encoding prephenate dehydrogenase/arogenate dehydrogenase family protein, giving the protein MNLAVVGIGLIGGSVARALREAGQVERISAYDTDAQQLEQALSLGVIDRAGHSVADAVSDADLVLLAVPVGAVGSVVAALMPALASGAVVTDVGSTKGSVIESVIAVCGEWPQWFVPGHPIAGGERFGVAASRADLFRGRRVILTPGPAVESAIERVRSAWQSCGATVVEMEPQHHDEVLAATSHLPHVLAYALVDCLAGMESEREIFAYAAGGFRDFTRIASSSPRMWHDIVRANRAALLPVIDEFSRVLTGLRDAIERDDGEAVLAQFQHARSAREQYLETVEKSFKNQ; this is encoded by the coding sequence GTGAATCTGGCGGTTGTCGGCATTGGCCTGATCGGCGGTTCGGTGGCGCGCGCCTTGCGCGAGGCCGGGCAGGTGGAACGGATCAGCGCCTACGATACGGATGCGCAGCAGTTGGAACAGGCGCTGTCGCTCGGTGTGATCGATCGAGCGGGGCATAGCGTCGCCGATGCGGTGAGCGATGCCGATCTGGTGCTGCTGGCGGTTCCGGTGGGTGCCGTCGGATCGGTGGTCGCCGCGCTGATGCCGGCCCTTGCATCCGGTGCGGTGGTGACCGATGTCGGAAGCACCAAGGGTTCGGTGATCGAATCGGTGATTGCCGTCTGCGGGGAGTGGCCGCAGTGGTTCGTGCCGGGACACCCGATCGCCGGCGGCGAACGCTTCGGCGTTGCGGCGTCCCGGGCCGACCTGTTTCGCGGACGCCGCGTCATCCTGACGCCGGGGCCGGCGGTTGAATCCGCGATTGAACGCGTGCGATCCGCCTGGCAATCCTGCGGCGCCACCGTCGTGGAGATGGAACCGCAGCATCACGACGAGGTTCTGGCCGCGACCAGTCATCTGCCGCATGTGCTGGCCTATGCCTTGGTGGACTGTCTCGCCGGCATGGAGAGCGAACGCGAGATCTTCGCCTACGCCGCCGGCGGCTTTCGCGATTTCACGCGTATTGCTTCCAGCAGCCCGCGCATGTGGCATGACATCGTGCGCGCCAATCGTGCGGCGCTGCTGCCGGTCATCGACGAATTCAGCCGCGTGCTCACGGGCCTGCGCGATGCGATCGAACGTGATGATGGCGAGGCTGTGTTGGCGCAATTCCAGCATGCTCGATCGGCACGCGAGCAGTATCTTGAAACCGTAGAAAAATCATTTAAGAATCAATGA
- the hisC gene encoding histidinol-phosphate transaminase, with product MNNPAYFKNALPGVLQLAPYQPGMPLEELQRRLGVKDAIKLASNENPLGASPAVREMLAATARGELSRYPDGGGFRLKKKLAAYHGVDAECITLGNGSNDLLEFVSRVFLGPGRAALFSQYAFAVYPIATQAQNAEAIVVPALPRDHASMPMGHDLEGFARELRDDVAAVFIANPNNPTGTWLAPAQIEAFLEKVPEQVVVVLDEAYFDYQAPALRTDSRALLSRYPNLLVTRTFSKVYGLASLRVGYGLSHPSLADLLNRVRQPFNNNSLALLAAELALEDQDFVRKSVELNTRELARMTAEVHALGLTTLPSQANFLTIDFGRDASPIHQGLLERGVIVRPMGSYKMPDFIRVSIGTEAENSRFINTLRDILKVSSGA from the coding sequence ATGAACAATCCCGCCTACTTCAAGAATGCGCTGCCCGGCGTGCTGCAGCTCGCGCCCTACCAGCCCGGCATGCCGCTGGAGGAACTGCAGCGTCGGCTCGGCGTCAAGGATGCGATCAAGCTCGCGTCCAACGAAAACCCGCTGGGTGCCAGTCCTGCAGTCCGCGAGATGCTGGCGGCGACCGCGCGCGGCGAGCTGAGCCGCTATCCCGATGGGGGCGGCTTTCGGCTGAAGAAGAAGCTGGCGGCCTATCACGGCGTTGACGCCGAGTGCATCACCTTGGGCAATGGTTCCAACGATTTGCTGGAGTTCGTGTCGCGGGTGTTCCTCGGCCCGGGCCGCGCCGCCTTGTTCTCGCAGTACGCCTTCGCGGTGTATCCGATCGCTACGCAGGCGCAGAACGCGGAGGCGATCGTGGTGCCGGCGCTGCCGCGAGACCATGCTTCGATGCCGATGGGGCATGACCTCGAAGGCTTTGCGCGGGAACTGCGTGACGACGTCGCGGCGGTATTCATCGCCAATCCGAACAACCCCACCGGCACCTGGCTGGCGCCGGCGCAGATCGAGGCGTTTCTGGAGAAGGTGCCGGAGCAGGTCGTGGTGGTGCTCGACGAGGCCTATTTCGACTACCAGGCGCCGGCGCTGCGCACCGATAGCCGCGCGCTGCTGAGTCGCTACCCGAATCTGCTGGTGACGCGGACCTTCTCCAAGGTCTATGGCCTGGCTTCGCTGCGCGTGGGCTATGGCCTGTCGCATCCGTCATTGGCGGATTTGCTGAACCGCGTACGCCAGCCATTCAACAACAACAGCCTGGCGCTGCTGGCGGCCGAGCTGGCTCTGGAAGACCAGGACTTCGTCCGCAAATCAGTGGAACTGAACACGCGTGAGTTGGCCCGCATGACGGCGGAAGTCCATGCCCTGGGTCTGACAACGCTGCCATCCCAGGCCAATTTCCTGACGATCGACTTCGGCCGGGATGCCTCGCCGATTCATCAGGGACTGCTGGAGCGTGGCGTGATCGTGCGTCCGATGGGTTCCTACAAGATGCCGGACTTCATTCGTGTATCGATCGGAACTGAGGCAGAGAATTCAAGGTTTATCAATACATTGAGAGACATTCTTAAAGTGAGTTCCGGCGCGTGA
- the pheA gene encoding prephenate dehydratase produces the protein MELRTLADARSRIDALDTEIQRMISERARVAQRVRDIKAESGDTTDHYRPAREAEVLRRAKERNRELGGPLADEVMARIMREVMSACLALETPLAVSYLGPEGTYTQAAVYKHFGHQVAAQAASAIDEIFRDVESGSAMYGVVPIENSTEGVVTSTLDALAQTPLSICGEVWLPVHHQLLSKQQDSSGIEVVYSHPQSFAQCRRWLDVKLPGVPREPMPSNGAAARRAADQANSAAIASAAAGELYGLRTLASNIEDDPNNTTRFLIIGRQNPEATSADRTSIVCSAPQGGEAGALFRLLEPFARGNINLSKIESRPSRRAVWDYNFFVDIEGHQSDAAVAAALDELRGRAGFFKILGSYPRAVI, from the coding sequence ATGGAACTTCGCACGCTTGCCGATGCCCGCAGCCGTATCGATGCGCTGGATACCGAAATCCAGCGGATGATCAGCGAACGTGCGCGCGTGGCGCAGCGCGTACGCGACATCAAGGCCGAGTCCGGCGACACCACCGACCACTATCGCCCCGCGCGCGAAGCCGAGGTGCTGCGCCGCGCCAAGGAACGCAATCGCGAACTCGGCGGCCCACTTGCTGACGAGGTGATGGCGCGCATCATGCGCGAGGTGATGTCGGCCTGCCTGGCGCTGGAGACCCCGCTGGCGGTGTCCTATCTGGGGCCGGAAGGCACCTACACGCAGGCCGCGGTCTACAAGCATTTCGGTCATCAGGTGGCGGCGCAGGCGGCCAGCGCGATCGACGAAATCTTCCGTGATGTCGAATCCGGCTCCGCGATGTACGGCGTGGTGCCGATCGAAAACTCCACCGAAGGCGTGGTCACCAGTACGCTCGATGCGCTGGCGCAGACGCCGCTGTCGATCTGCGGCGAGGTCTGGCTGCCGGTACACCACCAGCTGTTGAGCAAACAGCAGGACAGCAGCGGCATCGAGGTGGTGTATTCGCATCCTCAATCCTTCGCGCAGTGCCGGCGCTGGCTGGATGTCAAACTGCCGGGCGTGCCGCGCGAACCGATGCCCAGCAATGGCGCGGCCGCGCGGCGTGCCGCCGATCAGGCCAACAGCGCCGCGATCGCCAGCGCCGCGGCGGGCGAGCTGTACGGTCTGCGCACCCTGGCCAGCAATATCGAAGACGACCCGAACAACACCACGCGCTTCCTGATCATCGGTCGACAGAATCCGGAGGCCACCAGCGCCGATCGCACCTCGATCGTCTGCTCCGCTCCGCAGGGCGGTGAAGCCGGTGCCTTGTTCCGTCTGCTCGAGCCGTTTGCGCGCGGCAACATCAATCTGTCGAAGATCGAATCCCGCCCGAGCCGCCGCGCGGTGTGGGACTACAACTTCTTCGTCGATATCGAAGGCCACCAGAGCGATGCGGCCGTGGCCGCCGCGCTGGACGAACTGCGCGGCCGCGCCGGATTCTTCAAGATTCTGGGGTCCTATCCCAGGGCCGTGATCTGA
- the serC gene encoding 3-phosphoserine/phosphohydroxythreonine transaminase, whose amino-acid sequence MSRVHNFSAGPATLPLSVLEQVQSELLDWRGTGMSVMEMSHRDKPFMSIAAEAEADLRELLGVPANYKVLFMQGGATAQFGVIPMNLLRGRDHADFLVTGVWSRKAVMEFRQYGTPHIVAEPADGRYDHVPAADTWLLSDDAAYFHYTPNETIEGVELHDVPEVGTVPLVADFSSSFLSRPIEVERYGLIFAGAQKNLGPAGLTIVIVREDLIGQTHPALPSVFDYKAVADSDSMLNTPPCFAWYVSGLVLKWIKAQGGLEAMAARNARKSSLLYDYIDAQSFYRCPVARPDRSWMNVTFALADDALDTAFLDGAKAAGLPGLKGHRLVGGMRASLYNAMDEAGVQALVDYMREFARTRG is encoded by the coding sequence ATGTCGCGTGTCCACAATTTCAGTGCCGGCCCTGCCACCTTGCCGCTGTCGGTGTTGGAGCAGGTTCAGTCAGAGCTTCTCGACTGGCGCGGCACCGGCATGTCGGTGATGGAAATGTCGCATCGCGACAAGCCGTTCATGTCGATCGCGGCCGAGGCCGAAGCGGACCTGCGGGAACTGCTCGGCGTGCCGGCGAACTACAAGGTGCTGTTCATGCAGGGCGGGGCGACCGCACAGTTCGGCGTGATTCCGATGAATCTGCTGCGGGGACGCGATCACGCCGATTTTCTGGTGACTGGCGTCTGGAGCCGCAAGGCGGTGATGGAATTCCGGCAGTACGGAACGCCGCATATCGTCGCCGAGCCGGCGGACGGGCGCTACGATCATGTTCCGGCGGCCGATACCTGGTTGTTGTCGGACGATGCCGCCTATTTTCACTACACGCCGAATGAAACCATCGAAGGTGTGGAACTGCACGATGTGCCGGAGGTCGGCACGGTGCCCTTGGTCGCGGATTTTTCGTCCTCGTTCCTGTCGCGGCCGATCGAGGTCGAGCGCTACGGCCTGATTTTCGCCGGCGCCCAGAAGAACCTGGGGCCGGCCGGGCTCACCATCGTCATCGTGCGCGAGGATCTGATCGGTCAGACCCACCCGGCGCTGCCGTCGGTGTTCGACTACAAGGCCGTGGCCGACAGCGATTCGATGCTCAACACGCCGCCGTGCTTCGCCTGGTACGTTTCGGGGCTGGTGCTCAAGTGGATCAAGGCGCAAGGCGGGCTGGAGGCGATGGCGGCGCGCAATGCGCGCAAATCCTCGCTGCTTTACGACTACATCGATGCTCAGTCCTTCTATCGCTGTCCGGTGGCGCGACCGGATCGTTCGTGGATGAATGTGACGTTCGCGCTGGCCGATGACGCTCTGGATACAGCGTTTCTGGACGGCGCCAAGGCGGCCGGCCTGCCGGGCCTCAAGGGGCACCGGCTGGTCGGCGGCATGCGTGCCTCGCTCTACAACGCCATGGACGAAGCCGGCGTGCAGGCGCTGGTGGACTACATGCGCGAATTCGCGCGCACGCGCGGCTGA
- a CDS encoding redoxin domain-containing protein: MNRLLLNLVSGLAALAALTPLSVSAAGAPEQAPGWSLQTPGGETVNFPQDAEGRPTVLLFWPSWCPFSRALQPYVQDIWEDYRDWGVNVWTINIREDGDPVQTMKDRGLSFPLLIQGDALMATYHIERTPWLVVIDGDNNIVYTRPPHPPTPIDVAKDVRKTLNELLGDRAPPLPQSYPKPYDLHLKKRSDRVDRSAPKPVSSSVWGPWLQRYLADIPADETAEGIAPLGAIDSGKAAIAHAKAIWAKRYGEEAVLAQAPYRAYRDATRWVVLGDGGTGELGDGMILVVERETGRVIRVSGE; the protein is encoded by the coding sequence ATGAACCGTTTGCTGCTGAACCTCGTCTCCGGCCTGGCGGCGCTCGCCGCCCTGACTCCCCTATCCGTGTCCGCCGCCGGCGCGCCCGAGCAAGCGCCTGGCTGGAGCCTGCAGACGCCGGGCGGCGAAACCGTCAACTTCCCGCAGGATGCCGAAGGTCGCCCCACGGTCCTGCTGTTCTGGCCGTCCTGGTGCCCGTTCAGCCGCGCGCTGCAGCCCTACGTGCAGGACATCTGGGAGGACTACCGTGATTGGGGCGTCAATGTCTGGACGATCAACATCCGCGAAGACGGTGATCCCGTACAGACGATGAAGGATCGCGGCCTCAGCTTTCCGCTGTTGATTCAGGGCGATGCACTGATGGCGACCTATCACATCGAACGCACGCCCTGGCTGGTGGTCATCGACGGCGACAACAACATCGTCTACACGCGGCCTCCGCATCCGCCGACGCCCATCGATGTCGCCAAGGACGTACGCAAGACCCTCAACGAATTGCTGGGCGACCGCGCCCCACCGCTGCCGCAGAGCTACCCCAAGCCCTACGACCTGCACCTCAAGAAGCGCTCGGACCGTGTCGACCGCAGCGCACCCAAACCGGTGTCCTCCAGCGTCTGGGGACCGTGGCTGCAACGCTACCTCGCCGACATCCCCGCCGATGAAACCGCCGAAGGCATCGCCCCGCTGGGCGCGATCGACAGCGGCAAGGCGGCCATCGCCCACGCCAAGGCGATTTGGGCCAAGCGCTATGGCGAAGAAGCGGTACTGGCGCAAGCACCCTATCGCGCCTACCGCGATGCCACGCGCTGGGTGGTGCTCGGCGATGGCGGTACCGGCGAACTCGGCGACGGTATGATTCTGGTCGTCGAACGCGAAACCGGGCGTGTGATTCGCGTCAGCGGGGAATGA